A genome region from Salvia splendens isolate huo1 chromosome 19, SspV2, whole genome shotgun sequence includes the following:
- the LOC121779754 gene encoding pentatricopeptide repeat-containing protein At1g26900, mitochondrial-like: MIRRDITSQCWLRLNNSSIHHHFSTLSSDFHHQNLISLLQSSHQISQTARIHCLMVKTGLDRIPFPLSKLLAQVSTQDINYADSIFNQIKSPNLYMFNTMLRAHSISPNPGNSLLLFNCMRAENRSFDFDQFTFISVLKSCSSLFEIRAGIGVHTDVFKSGFASVLNVMNALLHFYCVCGMIKDARQVFDELALRKDVVSWNTLMGGYLCVEEYSLILDLFKLFCRDSFGVGVSVTTLLNVVSAVGHLLNETLGETIHVFCFKLGFLSNLNVVAALISMYGKHGRVHSALRIFDEIDVKRDVVLWNSLIDGYARTGLLEEAMELLRLMKDHGIRPNSSTVAGLLSACSASGALGIGEYVHGYVEEEQLPLDAVLGTAIVNMYAKSGLLDKAVDVFNRLEFKDVKSWTAMISGCGVHGRADHAVALFRRMEEEGVVPNEVTFLTVMNACSHGGSMREGLSCFRKMVNVYQLKPKIEHYGCMIDLLGRAGLLEEAYELIKGLPVKRDATAWRALLGACRVYGNVKLAEGVKEELEGIRENHAADSLSLAGAYVAAGMVADQRYEVENAWKGAGYSKIDLPF; the protein is encoded by the coding sequence ATGATAAGAAGAGATATTACGTCGCAATGTTGGCTCCGATTAAACAACTCCTCCATCCATCACCACTTCTCCACACTTTCCTCAGACTTTCACCACCAAAATCTCATCTCCCTTCTCCAATCATCCCATCAAATCTCTCAAACTGCTCGAATTCACTGTTTGATGGTGAAGACCGGTCTCGACCGAATCCCATTTCCACTGAGCAAGCTTCTCGCTCAGGTCTCTACGCAGGATATCAATTACGCAGATTCCATCTTCAACCAGATAAAAAGCCCCAATCTTTACATGTTCAACACCATGCTCCGTGCCCATTCTATCAGCCCCAATCCCGGAAATTCCCTCCTTTTGTTTAATTGCATGAGGGCTGAGAATCGCAGCTTCGATTTCGATCAATTTACATTCATTTCAGTTCTGAAATCTTGCTCCAGTTTGTTCGAGATTCGGGCTGGGATTGGAGTTCATACCGACGTCTTCAAATCTGGATTCGCTTCGGTTTTGAATGTGATGAATGCTCTTTTGCatttttattgtgtttgtgGTATGATTAAAGATGCGCGCCAAGTGTTCGATGAATTGGCTCTGAGAAAAGACGTGGTTTCTTGGAATACTTTAATGGGTGGATATCTTTGCGTGGAGGAATATTCTTTGATTTTGGATTTGTTTAAACTATTTTGCAGAGATAGTTTTGGTGTTGGTGTGAGTGTGACTACTTTGCTAAATGTTGTTTCAGCTGTGGGGCATTTGTTGAATGAAACATTGGGAGAAACTATACATGTGTTTTGCTTCAAGCTTGGTTTCTTGTCGAATTTAAACGTGGTTGCGGCTTTGATTTCCATGTACGGGAAGCACGGCCGCGTGCATTCTGCGCTTCGAAtctttgatgaaattgatgTTAAAAGAGATGTTGTGTTGTGGAACTCTCTAATTGATGGATATGCTAGAACTGGTCTTCTTGAAGAAGCCATGGAGTTGCTGAGATTGATGAAGGATCACGGCATACGGCCTAATTCTTCTACGGTGGCGGGGTTGCTTTCTGCTTGCTCCGCCTCGGGGGCTCTTGGGATAGGCGAATACGTGCATGGTTATGTTGAGGAGGAGCAGTTGCCGTTGGATGCAGTTCTCGGCACAGCAATAGTAAACATGTATGCGAAAAGCGGGCTGCTTGATAAGGCTGTCGATGTTTTCAACCGGTTGGAGTTTAAGGATGTCAAGAGCTGGACGGCTATGATCTCGGGATGTGGAGTGCACGGGCGAGCAGATCATGCAGTCGCACTTTTTCGTAGGATGGAGGAGGAGGGTGTTGTGCCGAATGAGGTGACGTTTCTGACGGTTATGAATGCTTGTAGTCACGGAGGCTCAATGAGAGAAGGGCTGAGCTGTTTCCGGAAGATGGTGAATGTTTATCAATTAAAGCCGAAGATCGAGCACTATGGATGCATGATTGATCTCTTGGGCCGCGCCGGCTTGCTGGAGGAAGCGTACGAACTGATCAAAGGATTGCCAGTCAAGAGGGACGCCACTGCTTGGCGCGCATTGCTTGGAGCGTGTAGAGTGTACGGGAATGTCAAGCTGGCCGAGGGCGTGAAGGAAGAGCTCGAAGGGATCCGTGAAAATCATGCGGCCGATTCACTCAGCCTTGCTGGTGCTTATGTTGCTGCTGGAATGGTAGCAGATCAAAGATATGAAGTGGAGAATGCTTGGAAGGGAGCTGGATATAGCAAAATTGATCTACCATTTTGA
- the LOC121779755 gene encoding enoyl-CoA hydratase 2, peroxisomal-like isoform X2 — MNRDAALYYALGVGACSKDAVDDKELKYVYHHESIQVLPTFASLFSVEYLPYFTQMPGLAFDPRLLLHGQQFIEIYKSLPSNGCILNKATISGLHDKGKSAIVEVEISSYEKESGVLLCATANRHKPPYEIDNTDPEAVEWLGNY; from the exons ATGAACAGGGATGCTGCGTTATACTATGCGCTTGGTGTTGGAGCTTGCTCCAAAGATGCGGTGGATGATAAGGAGCTCAAATATGTCTACCATCACGAATCCATTCAG GTTTTGCCAACATTTGCTAGTCTATTTTCTGTTGAATATCTGCCATATTTTACACAGATGCCGGGTTTGGC ATTTGATCCTAGGCTCCTATTACATGGGCAACAGTTCATAGAGATATACAAATCTCTTCCTTCTAATGGCTGT ATACTAAATAAGGCGACAATTTCTGGGCTGCATGATAAAG GCAAGTCGGCAATTGTCGAGGTTGAAATTTCAAGTTACGAAAAAGAGTCTGGCGTATTACTGTGTGCAACG gcgaaccgccataagccaccatacgagattgataacactgATCCTGAGGCTGTTGAATGGCTGGGTAATTATTAA
- the LOC121779755 gene encoding enoyl-CoA hydratase 2, peroxisomal-like isoform X1, which produces MNRDAALYYALGVGACSKDAVDDKELKYVYHHESIQVLPTFASLFSVEYLPYFTQMPGLAFDPRLLLHGQQFIEIYKSLPSNGCILNKATISGLHDKGKSAIVEVEISSYEKESGVLLCATVLLYRLSGDYDPLHSDPKQCYQIADMAPPWRYGMAFCGGNAIATLRCHSTVISAI; this is translated from the exons ATGAACAGGGATGCTGCGTTATACTATGCGCTTGGTGTTGGAGCTTGCTCCAAAGATGCGGTGGATGATAAGGAGCTCAAATATGTCTACCATCACGAATCCATTCAG GTTTTGCCAACATTTGCTAGTCTATTTTCTGTTGAATATCTGCCATATTTTACACAGATGCCGGGTTTGGC ATTTGATCCTAGGCTCCTATTACATGGGCAACAGTTCATAGAGATATACAAATCTCTTCCTTCTAATGGCTGT ATACTAAATAAGGCGACAATTTCTGGGCTGCATGATAAAG GCAAGTCGGCAATTGTCGAGGTTGAAATTTCAAGTTACGAAAAAGAGTCTGGCGTATTACTGTGTGCAACG GTCCTCCTTTACAGACTTTCTGGTGATTACGACCCACTGCACTCTGATCCTaagcaatgttatcaaatagcggatatggcgccgccatggcgctatggcatggcgttctgTGGTGGAAATGCCATAGCAACATTGCGCTGCCATAGCACCGTCATATCcgccatttga